Sequence from the Halobaculum rubrum genome:
GTCGGCGTTGCGCAGACGCGAACGATTATGTCCGTGGGTGCGCGGCTAGTTCGCATGGCGTTCATCCACGTCTGTCTCAACGTCGCCGACGCCGAGCGCGCGGCCGACTGGTACGCGGACAACCTGGGCTTCGAGCGCTCGTGGGAGTTCACGACGCCCGACGGCGACACCAGGAACCTCTACGTCGCCGACGATGACGGCGTCGAGCTCCAGTTGTCCGACACCGAGGGCGACGACGAGTTCGAGGAGGGGAGCGCGTACGACCACATCGCCGTCTCCGTCGACGACGTCGACGCCGCGTTCGAGCGTATCGACCACCACGGCGTCGTGAGCGAGCCCGCCGACCAGCCCGCAGCCGGCGCGCGTACGGCGTTCCTGAAGGATCCCGACGGGCACACCGTCGAGCTGGTTCAGCCGCTGGAGTAGGGTCATCGCCGGCGGCGTACGCGGGGAACCACAGCGGGCAATACTGTGTTTAGAACTAACGTTTATCATAGTCCCCGCGGACGGTAAAACCGGTAGACATGAGTGTACAACGCAATTACGAACGAGAGTTCGTTCGAACGTTCTTCACCTCGCCGACGGCGGTCCAGGGCGAGGACGATTCGGCGAAGATGATCCGCAGCGCCGCGGGGCTTCGCGGCATCCAGGCGCCCGACGTGTGGGTGCCGGACAACGAGGACGCGACGGCGCCGTCGATGCGCGACGAGGGAGCCCGGAACATCATCGACGTGGTCGCCGAACACGGCGCCGACTTCCCCGGAGAGATCCACCCGCGCGTCGTCTGGCACCGCGACGACGCCGAGAAGCGCCTCGCCGGCTTCGAGTACATGCGCGAGATCGCCGACCCCGAGAACGGCGCGGTCGAGGACATCGACGGGTTCGTCATCCCGGAGGTCGGCGACATCGACGACTGGAAGAAGGCCGACGAGGCCTTCCAGCAGATCGAGGCGGACCACGGGCTGGAAGAGGGCAGCCTCTCGATGTCGGTGATCGTCGAGTCCGGCGAGGCCGAGATCGCCCTGAACCGCATCCGCGACGAGATGGGCAAGCCCTCGAACACGCTGGAGCGCATGTTCATGCTCGTCGACGGCGAGGTCGACTACACGAAGGACATGCGCGCGATGACGCCCACGGGCGAGCTGCCGGAGTGGCCGGAGCTCCGCCACAACACCTCGAAGGGCGCAAGCGCCGCCGGCCTGATCGCCGTCGACGGCCCGTACGACAACATCCGCGACATCGAGGGGTACAAAGAGCGAATGAAGGCGAACCGCGCGAAGGGGATGACCGGCATCTGGTCGCTCACGCCCGCGCAGGTGGAGGTCGCGAACAAGGCGCCGCTCCCGCCGAAGACAGGCACGTGGCTCCTGGAGGTCGGCGGCGACGAGGTCGAACTCGCGAGCGAGGACGGCCGTGAGGTGTACGACGGCGACGAGGTGTCGCTGTCGGAATCGGGCGGCTCGTACGTGCTCGCGATCGACGGCGACGAACACGAGTTGACCGAAGAGGAACTCCGCGAGGAGCTGCTCGACCGTACCTCATACGTCCCGAGCATGGACGACATCGTCGAATCGATGGAGGAGTTCGAGGCGGCCAAGGAGGCCGGCAAGGGCGCCATCGCGATGACGCAGTCGGCGACGCTCGTCGTCGACGGCGTCGAGATCGATCTCAGCAAGGACCGAATGTGGGACGAGGCGACGTATCAGGCCGCTCAGACGCCGATCACGCTGTTCCAGGACGTGTACGAGCACCGCCCGGACCAGCACGACGACCTGGCGGAGATCTACGGCTCGGACGTGGTCGAGCGCGCGACGCAGGTCGGGAACTGAGACCGGCCACGCTCCCCGGACCGCCGCCCTTTTTCGCGCTCCGACCCGCAGTCGGCCCCATGCGAATCGCACGCGCCCGTACCGCTGACGGAGTTCGCGAGGGAGAGTATCGGGACGGAACGCTGGTCGCCGATGACGCCGAGTACGAGGTGGACGAGGCGGATCTGCTCGCGCCCTGCGAGCCGGACGCGCTGTTTTGCGTCGGCCGGAACTTCGCGGCGACGCTCGATCAGATGGACTACGAGCGCCCCGAGGAGCCCGACTTCTTCATCAAGCCGCCGCACTCGGTCGTCGGGAACCGCGATCCGATCCCGTCCCCCGAGTGGACCGAGGAACTCACCTACGCGGGCGAACTCGTCGCCGTCATCGACGAGCCGTGTTCGGATCTCGCACCCGAGGAGGTCCCCGACGCCGTCCGAGGGTACACCGTGATGAACGACGTGGACGCGCTCGACCAGCAGGGACGCACGGCGCGCAAAGCGTTCACCGCGTCGGGGCCGCTCGGCCCGTGGATCGAGACCGACGCCGACCCGACGAACATGGACATGTACACCGAGGTCGCCGGCGAGCGCCGTCAAGAGGCCAACACCGAGCTAATGCTGTTCGACCCGCACGAGGTCGTCTCGTTCCTCTCGAAGCGCTTCGAGTTCCGCACGGGCGACTGCGTCGCGTTCGGGTCGCCGGCGAACCCCGGGCTCGTCGAGCCGGGCGACACCGTCGAGATAACCTACGAGGGCGTCGGGACGCTCGTGAACGAGGTCGTCAGCGGCGACTGATCCTCGACGATCGGTTCCCGAGTCCCGCCCGATCGGCTCCCACAGTCACCGCGCGGTCGGTCCGCTGTCGGCGCGATTAAGTCGGGGCCCTTCGTGGCGCCGCGCATGCGAATCGTCGTCACCAGACAGAAGATCCACGGCCACCCGGCGTCTGAGTACGCCGACCTCCTCCGGGAGCGACTTCCCGACCACGAGGTCGTACTCGCGGACACCCCGGAGACGGAACGCGAGCTGATCCGAACCGCGGACGTCGTCACCGGCGAGGGCGCCGCCGCGGAGGAGCACCTCGACGAGGCGTCGTCGCTCCGACTCTTCGCGGGCGTGTACGCCGGCGTCGGCCACCTCGATCTCGACGCCTTCGAGGAGGCCGGCGTCGCCGTCACGAACGCCTCCGGCGTCCACGCGCCGAACATCTCGGAGTACGTGATCGGCGCGCTCGTCTCGATCGCGCGCGACTTCCGCCGGGCCACCCGCCAGCAGGACCGCCGCGAGTGGCGCGCGTACCGCACGCGCGAGCTGTACGACTCCACGGTGACGGTCGTCGGACTGGGCTCCATCGGCACCGCGGTCGCCGAGCGGCTGGAGCCGTTCGGCGTCGAGACGCTGGGCGTGCGCTACACGCCCGAGAAGGGCGGCCCCGTCGACGAGGTGTACGGCTTCGACGACCTCCACGAGGTGCTCGCGCGGACGGACCACCTCGTGCTCGCGTGCCCGCTGACGGACACGACGGAGGGGCTGATCGACCGGGAGGCGCTGCGGACGCTCCCGCCGCACGCGACGCTCGTGAACATCGCCCGCGGCCCCGTCGTCGACACCGACGCCCTGGTGTACGCGCTGCAGTGGAACCAGATCCGCGGGGCGTTCCTCGACGTGACCGACCCCGAGCCGCTCCCCGAGGACCACCCGCTGTGGGGGCTCGACGACGCCCGGATCACCCCGCACAACGCGGGGCACACGCCGCGGTACTTCGAGCGCGTCGCGGACATCCTCGCCGGCAACGTCGAGCGATTGGCTGACGCCGACGCGACCGGCGACGCCGGCGCCGACGGCCGCCTCGGATTGGAGAACCGAGTCGTCTGATCCGGGTTCCCGTCGCTCGCGGACGGAACACGGTTTTATCCCTCGGCGGACGTAGCAGGGGGCATGGCGAAGTACTCCACCGGAAGCGGCGGTGGCGGCGGCTCCGGCGACGCGTGCGAACTGTGCGGACGCGAGGACACCAGCCTGTCGGAGGCGAACGTCGCCGGCGCGCGGCTGTCGGTCTGCTCGGACTGCGCGCCCCACGACGACAGCGCTCGAAGCGGCGGCTCCGGCCGCGGCGGCGGGGGCGGCGGGGGCGGCGGTCGCGACGCCGACGAGCCGAACCGGAAGAAGCGCGCGGCCCAGAACGTCGCGAAGGCGATGGACGCCTCCACCGGCGACTCCCGTCACTGGGAGGAGGATGGGACGGACTACGAGGAGGACCGCCTCCCGTACCTCGTGAAGGGCTACGGCGAGGCCGTCACCGAGGCGCGCCAGGACGCGGGGATGACCGCCGAGGACCTCGCTGCCGAGGTCGGCGTCGACACCGACCAGATCCACGCCGTCGAGGACGGGCGGGCGGCCCGCGCCGGCGTCGGCGGGTCGACGGTTCGCGGCATCGAGCAGGCGCTCGACGTGACCCTCGTCGAGGAGTAACGCGAGACGCGAGCGAAGCGAGGCACGAACGAAGTGAAGTGCCTCGTTGCGAACGGCGACCGGAGCGAGCCGTGAGCGAAGCGAGCGTCTCGGTAGTACGGCGGCGAGCTTGTGGGCGAGCCGCCCACAGAATCGTGTCTTTAGCGAAGCGAGGCACGAACGAAGTGAAGTGCCTCGTTGCGAACGGCGACCGGAGCGAGCCGTGAGCGAAGCGAGCGTCTCGGTAGTACGGCGGTCGCGGACCGTGCAGCGATCCATGCTGCCGCGGGCACACGCTTTTTCGCCCCCGGCGGCGACCACCGGGCATGAGCGACTCGCTCGCGCCGTCCCACCCCGAGGTACGGGAGTTCGAGGCGACGGTCGAATCGGTCGACGGACGCGACGTGACGGTCTCGGAGACGTACTTCTACCCCGAGGGCGGCGGTCAGCCCGCCGACCGCGGCATGCTCGGCGGCGTCGCGGTCGCCGACGTGCAGTCCCGCGAGGGCGCGGTCGTCCACACGCTCGCGGAATCGCCCGCGTTCGACGCCGGCGACACGGTCACGGGCGTCGTCGACGACGACTTCCGGACGTACTGCATGCGCGCTCACACGGCGAGCCACGTACTTTACGGAGCGGGACGGAGACTTCTGGACGACCTGGGGTACGGGGGGTTCGGAATAACCGACGAGAAAGTCCGCGTCGACTTCGAGACCTCGACCGACATCGACGACGACGTGCTCGTCGACCTCGAACGGCTCGTGAACCGCGCGGTCTGGGACTCCCGGCCGGTCTCGTGGGAGACACGCGCCGTCGAGGACGCCCGCAGCGACGAGGGCGTCGCGTTCAACGACAAGACGGAGGCGGACGTGATGGCGGACGCCGACTCGGTCCGCGTCGTCACCGTCGAGGGGTGGGACGAGGCCGCCTGCGGCGGGACGCACGTCTCGAACACCCGCGAGATCGGGCCGGTAACAGTGCTGGATCGCTCGAACCCCGGCGAGGGGCTCACCCGCGTCGAGTTCGCCGTCGGCCCCGTCGCGATCGACCGGCGGGCCGAGACGCATCGCGAACTCCGCGCCGCCGCGCGGGATGCGGGCGTCGCCGTCGACGGCGTCGCGGACGCGGTGTCGCGGCTCGCCGACGAGCGCGACGACCTCGCGGACGATCTCGCGTCGCTTCGGGAGGAGGTGCTCGCTGGGCGGGTCCGGGAGCTCCCGGTCGTCGATCGCGACGGCGATAGCGACGCGGACGACTGGCGGGTCGGCGTCGTCGAGGGGTTCGACGCGAACGCGGTCGGCGAGGCCGCACAGTCGGTTGTCGGGGACGACCCGGACGCGCCGGACGTGGTCGCTGCGGTCGGGAGCGGCCCGGCGCCGTTCGTCGCCGTCGCCTCGACGGGAGTCGTCGACGCCGGCGAGGTCATCGACCGGGTCACCGCCGAGTTCGGCGGCGGCGGCGGCGGGGCGCCGACGTTCGCGCAGGGCGGCGGGATCGACGCGGACCCGGACGCTGTCGTGGCGTTCCTCGCCGAACTCGAAGTGTAGGCCGCGCCAGACACGGAAGGCGCGGTCGCGATCTGTCTCCGCTGCTCCGATCACCTCTCCCGGTCAGTCGGTCCGCGTACGGGCGTCACTCGTCGCGCCTGTTCGCGGCGAGGCCGGCCGCGACCGCCAGTGCCGCGATCGCGACGACTGCCGAGATCGGGGTCAGGCCAGGGAAGCTGACTTCCGTCTCCGGCTCGGTCGTCTCGGTCGCGGTGGGAATCGGGGTCGGCGACGCGGTTGCCGTGGCCGTGGGTGTCGCCGTCGGGGTCGCTGTCGGCGTCCGCTCCCGAACGACCGCGATCGTCCGCGGCGCCGACGTCAGATCGTCCGTTTCCGCCACGAGCGTTCGATTCCCGGCGGATTCGAGGCGGACGGTCAGCGTCCCGTCGCCGCCCGTCCGACCCACTGCCTCGCCGTCGACGAGTACCCGCGCGTCCGCGACCGGATCGCCGTACGCGTCGGTAACCGTGACGACGTTGCGCTCGCCGACGAGGACGCGATCGTTCACCGTCGTGACGTTCAGCGTCGGGGTTCGGGTGATGTTCACCGACACCGCCCGCGCGGACTCGTCGACGCGAACCGTTCGAGAGACCGTCTCGTAGCCCTCCTTCGTCACCTCAAGATCGAGATCGGCGTTGACGGGCACCTGTGCGGTCGCCTCCCCGTTCTGGAGCGTCCGGAACGTGCCGGTCGTCTCAAGGGTCAACTGCGCGTCCGGGACGGGCTCCGGCGGGTCGAGCCGATCGTCCCGCACCTCGAACGAGAGCGTGACCGACCCCTGCTCGAGGCCGACAGTCTCGCGCGAGGAGTCTCCCACGTCCACGTCGCGGACGACGCGATAGTAGCCCGGCTTGACCACGGTGAGGCTGTACGAACGCTGTTCTATCGTCCCGGAGGTGTAGCGACCATCGTCGTTCGTTCGCCCGTTGACGACGATCTCGCCGTCGACTCGCATGATCACGCGCGCATCCTCCACGGGGTCGCCACGCTCGTTCTCCGCGCGGACAGTCAGGCTCCCCCGTTGGCGGACGGTGACCGGGACGGTCTCCTCGTCGGCCGATTCGACGACGAACGGTGTGTTCCGGACGTACTCCGGGTGATCGATACGGATCTCGACGGTCGATCCGGCGGGCACGTCGACGAGCGCGCGCCCGTTGCTCGCGGTCGTCTCGGTTGCGGAGCCGTTCTCCCAGGAGGCGACGAGATCCGCCCCGGAGACGGGGTCGTCTCCGGGCGTTCTGACCGCGACGGTGAGCGTGACAGTCGATTCCTGTGCGGCGGCGTCAACTGTGTCGACGGCGGCTCTCGGGTCGACCGGTCCGTCGTCGATCGTGCCGACAGCGCCGACGGCGGGCGCGAGCACGAGGAGGACCACCGTCGCGACGAGCAGCGATCGCGTGTAGGGACGCATCGGCAGTGAACTCGCGATCCTCTCGGAAAGATAGGCGCGACCTTCTCGCCGACAAGGGATCGGTAACCGGAGTTGCAGTGCTCGCAGCCCTCGCCGGATCGTTGGGGACCGCCGAGTCAGACACGCTTAACCTCCGCGCGTCGAACCCACCGACATGGCACACGCGAACGCGGATGCGTACGCGCACTCCCCGTCGATGCTGGACGACGAGGAGCGCGCGATCCGCGAGGTGGTGCGCGAGTTCGCCGTCGAGGAGCTCCGCCCGGGCGCCCGGGAGGCCGACGAGACCGAGACGTTCCCCGAGGAGGCGTGGGACAAGCTGGCCGACCTCGATCTGACGGGGCTGACGGTTCCGGATGCGTACGACGGCTTCGATGCCGATCGCTCGACGTACGCGGTCGTGAACGAGGAGCTCGCGTACGGGCACCTCGCCGTCGCGACCGCGCTCTCCGTTCACTGCCTCGCGACCTCCTGTATCGCGAACTTCGGCTCGGAGGCCGTCCGTGAGGAGTGGCTCCCGGAGATGGTCGACGGGCGCCCCGTCGGCGCCTTCTGTCTCTCCGAACCCGGCGCGGGGTCGAACCCGGCGGAGATGACCACGACCGCCGAGCGGGACGGCGACGAGTACGTCCTGAACGGCGAGAAGCAGTGGATCACGAACGGCGAGCGCGCCGGCGTCTACATCGTCTTCGCGAAGACAGATCCCGCGGACGACGGCTCGATCACCCAGTTTCTCGTTCCCGCCGACTTCGACGGCGTCGAGGTCGGAAAGAAAGAGGAGAAGCTCGGGTTGCGCGCATCCGACACGGTCGGGATGCAGTTCTCGGACGTTCGCGTCCCCGAGAGATATCGACTCACCGAGGAGGGAAAGGGCCTGTCGGCAGCGTTCAAGACGCTCACCGGCGGCCGGATCGCTATCGCCGCGCAGGCGGTGGGACTCGCGCAGGCGGCCTTCGACGAGGCTCGCGAGTACGCTCACGAGCGCGAGCAGTTCGACGCCCCGATCGCCGAGATCGAGGCGGTTCGGAACACGTTCGCGGAGATGGCCACGAAGGTACAGGCGTCGCGACTGCTCGTTCGCGAGGCCGCCCGGCAGTCGGACGCGGGCGAGGACCCGCGACTGGTCGCCTCGATGGCGAAGTACTTCGCCAGCGAGTCGGCCGTCGAGGTGACCAACGAGGCCGTCCAGATCCACGGCGGCTACGGCTACATGAGCGAGTTCGACGTGGAGCGTCTCTACCGCGACTCGAAGATCACGACCATCTACGAGGGAACGACCGAGATCCAGAAGACGATCATCGCCCGGGAGCTGTTGTAGACCGGTGACCGGAGACTATGCGGACTACGACGCCGTCGTCTTCGACCTCGACGGGACGCTCGTCGACCTCGCGGTCGACTGGGACGCCGCCGCGAGCGACGCGATCGGCCTGTTCGAGCGACAGGGCCACGACGTCGCCGGCGCGGACCTGTGGGGACTGTTGGAGCGCGCGGACGACGCCGGACTCCGACCGGAGTTGGAGGCGGTGCTCGCGGATCACGAGACACCCGGCGCGGCCGTGTCGACGCGCCTTCCGCACGCCGACCACCTCCCGCTGTCGGTGCCGACGGGCGTCTGTTCGCTCAACTGCGAGGCCGCGTGTCGGACGGCGCTGGATCGTCACGACCTGACGCCCCACGTCGGTGCCGTCATCGGTCGGGACTCGGTGGCGACGTACAAACCCGATCCCGAACCGCTGGTGGCGACGCTTCGGGATCTCGGCGTCGCCGAGGAGCGGGCGCTGTTCGTGGGCGATTCCGAACGAGACGCGGTGACGGCACGGCGGGCCGGCGTCGACTTCCGGTGGGTCTGAGACGGCGCCAGAACGACGACTACTCGGCGCGAATGTTCTTCTCGTAGTAGTAGGCGCCCATCGCGGTCACGATCCAGATCACTGCGCCGACTCGGATCGCGAAGCTCGCGCGCGCGCCCCAGGTGGGGAGCGTCACGAACGCCGACAGCGCGGCGACGAGCACCGCGCCGGCGGTCACCGTGACGACGAACGTCATCTGCATCACCCACCCGTAATCGACGCCCTCGGGATCGGCCGTTTCGACTCGCTCGGGCACGGATCGGCGTTCGGCGCGACCGGGTAAGCCGTGTCGATCCGTCGCGGCCGTCGGATTAACGACGACGGCCGTTCCGCGAGCGACGACGTCGCCGGGATCGCACCGATTAATCCGACCGGCTGTCGATCCCTCGCACATGGTTACAACGCGCGAGCTCCGAGATCGGGCGGACGACGAACCCATCACGATGCTGACGGCGTACGACGCGCCGACGGCGGCGGTCATCGACGACGCGGGGATCGACGTGATCCTCGTCGGGGACTCGATGGGCAACGCCGTGCTCGGGCACGACTCGACGCTCCCCGTCACGCTCGAGGAGGTGCAGAGCCGGACCGCCGCCGTCGCTCGCGCGACGGAGGACGCGCTCGTCGTCGCCGACATGCCGTTCCTCTCGTTCGGTGTCGACGAGGGAGACAGTATCGAGAACGCCGGCCGGATGCTGAAGGAGGCCGACGCCGACGCCGTGAAGATCGAGTCGGGTCCGCACACGGTCGAGTTGACGCGGCGGCTCACGGACCTCGGCATCCCGGTGATGGCCCATCTGGGACTGACGCCCCAACACGTGAACCAGCTCGGCGGGTACCAGCGGCAGGGAACTGACCCGGAGGCGGCGGAGCGGCTGCTGGAACTGGCGAGAGACCACGAGGAGGCCGGCGCGTTCTCGCTCGTGCTCGAACACGTCCCCGCGAACCTCGCCGCGCAGGTGACCGAGGCGCTCGAGGTCCCGACGATCGGGATCGGCGCAGGCGGGGAGACGGACGGACAGGTGCTCGTGATCACGGACGTGCTCGGTCTCGACGAGTGGTCCCCGCCGTTCTCGAAGCGGTACGCCGACCTCCGCGGAGAAATGCTGTCGGCCGTCGAGGCGTACAAACGAGAGGTCGAGAACGGCGAGTTCCCCGCGGACGAACACGGGCACGTCGAGGACGCCGTCGACGACGTGTACTGACCGCCGCTCCGTGATAGATGGGGGCTAACAGGCGACTCGCACCGCTCTCGGGCCGGTGAGTCGCACACCCGCTGAACGACCCGAGCGTCTCAGTTCGGCACGGGGACGCTGGTGCCGGTATCGTATTTGAACGTTCGCCGCTCGGTCGACAGCGGCTGCCGGCGGCCGCCGAGCGGAGCGCGAACTCGCTACAGTTCGTCGAGGAAGGACTCGACGGTGTCGTTGAACGCGGTCGGTCGCTCGATCATCGCCAAGTGTGCGGCGTCGTCGATAACCGCTACCGCGCCGTTCGGGATCCCGTCGGCGAGATACTCGTGATAGCGTGGCGGCGTGAGTCCGTCGTGCTCGCCCACGAGGGCAAGCGCCGGCTCCTCGATCTCTCCGAGGCGATCGCGGATATCGAACTCGTGGCAGGTCCGGAAGTCGCGTTCGACGACGGCGCGCCCGGTGTCGCGCATGGTCGCGCGCGAACGCTCAAGCGCCTCGTCGTCGGCGTCGTGGAACAGCCGGTCGGAACCGTGGAGGAACTCGACGGCGCGGTCGAAGTCGTCACGCAGCCACACGAGGAGGTCGTCGAGGACGGTGAGCTTCGCGCCGGTGCCCGCGAGAACGAGTCCATCGAGCGGCAGGTCGCGCTCGAGCGCGACCCACATCGCGATCGCGCCGCCGAGGGAATTCCCGACGAGCACCGACGAGTCCGTGGCGTTCGCGACCGCGACGACGTCGTCGGCGTACGCTTCGAGCGTCTCCGGGCCGGGCTGGGCGTCGATGTCGTCGCTGTCGCCGTGCCCGCTGAGGTCCAGCGTCGTCACCGGCGTCCGGTCCGTGAGGCGGGACTGCCCCGTCCACACGTCCCCCGTTCCGCCGCTCCCGTGAACGCACACCAGTCCCGGACCGTCCGCCGTCTCGCCGTGGGTCCGGTATTTCGTCTCCCGCCCGTGATGGGCTACGGTATTCATACCATACACTCGCGCGGGCGGGGGCATAAATCGGCCGG
This genomic interval carries:
- a CDS encoding VOC family protein, yielding MAFIHVCLNVADAERAADWYADNLGFERSWEFTTPDGDTRNLYVADDDGVELQLSDTEGDDEFEEGSAYDHIAVSVDDVDAAFERIDHHGVVSEPADQPAAGARTAFLKDPDGHTVELVQPLE
- the aceB gene encoding malate synthase AceB, which codes for MSVQRNYEREFVRTFFTSPTAVQGEDDSAKMIRSAAGLRGIQAPDVWVPDNEDATAPSMRDEGARNIIDVVAEHGADFPGEIHPRVVWHRDDAEKRLAGFEYMREIADPENGAVEDIDGFVIPEVGDIDDWKKADEAFQQIEADHGLEEGSLSMSVIVESGEAEIALNRIRDEMGKPSNTLERMFMLVDGEVDYTKDMRAMTPTGELPEWPELRHNTSKGASAAGLIAVDGPYDNIRDIEGYKERMKANRAKGMTGIWSLTPAQVEVANKAPLPPKTGTWLLEVGGDEVELASEDGREVYDGDEVSLSESGGSYVLAIDGDEHELTEEELREELLDRTSYVPSMDDIVESMEEFEAAKEAGKGAIAMTQSATLVVDGVEIDLSKDRMWDEATYQAAQTPITLFQDVYEHRPDQHDDLAEIYGSDVVERATQVGN
- a CDS encoding fumarylacetoacetate hydrolase family protein; amino-acid sequence: MRIARARTADGVREGEYRDGTLVADDAEYEVDEADLLAPCEPDALFCVGRNFAATLDQMDYERPEEPDFFIKPPHSVVGNRDPIPSPEWTEELTYAGELVAVIDEPCSDLAPEEVPDAVRGYTVMNDVDALDQQGRTARKAFTASGPLGPWIETDADPTNMDMYTEVAGERRQEANTELMLFDPHEVVSFLSKRFEFRTGDCVAFGSPANPGLVEPGDTVEITYEGVGTLVNEVVSGD
- a CDS encoding D-2-hydroxyacid dehydrogenase — translated: MRIVVTRQKIHGHPASEYADLLRERLPDHEVVLADTPETERELIRTADVVTGEGAAAEEHLDEASSLRLFAGVYAGVGHLDLDAFEEAGVAVTNASGVHAPNISEYVIGALVSIARDFRRATRQQDRREWRAYRTRELYDSTVTVVGLGSIGTAVAERLEPFGVETLGVRYTPEKGGPVDEVYGFDDLHEVLARTDHLVLACPLTDTTEGLIDREALRTLPPHATLVNIARGPVVDTDALVYALQWNQIRGAFLDVTDPEPLPEDHPLWGLDDARITPHNAGHTPRYFERVADILAGNVERLADADATGDAGADGRLGLENRVV
- a CDS encoding helix-turn-helix domain-containing protein; translated protein: MAKYSTGSGGGGGSGDACELCGREDTSLSEANVAGARLSVCSDCAPHDDSARSGGSGRGGGGGGGGGRDADEPNRKKRAAQNVAKAMDASTGDSRHWEEDGTDYEEDRLPYLVKGYGEAVTEARQDAGMTAEDLAAEVGVDTDQIHAVEDGRAARAGVGGSTVRGIEQALDVTLVEE
- a CDS encoding alanyl-tRNA editing protein, encoding MSDSLAPSHPEVREFEATVESVDGRDVTVSETYFYPEGGGQPADRGMLGGVAVADVQSREGAVVHTLAESPAFDAGDTVTGVVDDDFRTYCMRAHTASHVLYGAGRRLLDDLGYGGFGITDEKVRVDFETSTDIDDDVLVDLERLVNRAVWDSRPVSWETRAVEDARSDEGVAFNDKTEADVMADADSVRVVTVEGWDEAACGGTHVSNTREIGPVTVLDRSNPGEGLTRVEFAVGPVAIDRRAETHRELRAAARDAGVAVDGVADAVSRLADERDDLADDLASLREEVLAGRVRELPVVDRDGDSDADDWRVGVVEGFDANAVGEAAQSVVGDDPDAPDVVAAVGSGPAPFVAVASTGVVDAGEVIDRVTAEFGGGGGGAPTFAQGGGIDADPDAVVAFLAELEV
- a CDS encoding carboxypeptidase regulatory-like domain-containing protein, whose amino-acid sequence is MRPYTRSLLVATVVLLVLAPAVGAVGTIDDGPVDPRAAVDTVDAAAQESTVTLTVAVRTPGDDPVSGADLVASWENGSATETTASNGRALVDVPAGSTVEIRIDHPEYVRNTPFVVESADEETVPVTVRQRGSLTVRAENERGDPVEDARVIMRVDGEIVVNGRTNDDGRYTSGTIEQRSYSLTVVKPGYYRVVRDVDVGDSSRETVGLEQGSVTLSFEVRDDRLDPPEPVPDAQLTLETTGTFRTLQNGEATAQVPVNADLDLEVTKEGYETVSRTVRVDESARAVSVNITRTPTLNVTTVNDRVLVGERNVVTVTDAYGDPVADARVLVDGEAVGRTGGDGTLTVRLESAGNRTLVAETDDLTSAPRTIAVVRERTPTATPTATPTATATASPTPIPTATETTEPETEVSFPGLTPISAVVAIAALAVAAGLAANRRDE
- a CDS encoding acyl-CoA dehydrogenase family protein, with the translated sequence MAHANADAYAHSPSMLDDEERAIREVVREFAVEELRPGAREADETETFPEEAWDKLADLDLTGLTVPDAYDGFDADRSTYAVVNEELAYGHLAVATALSVHCLATSCIANFGSEAVREEWLPEMVDGRPVGAFCLSEPGAGSNPAEMTTTAERDGDEYVLNGEKQWITNGERAGVYIVFAKTDPADDGSITQFLVPADFDGVEVGKKEEKLGLRASDTVGMQFSDVRVPERYRLTEEGKGLSAAFKTLTGGRIAIAAQAVGLAQAAFDEAREYAHEREQFDAPIAEIEAVRNTFAEMATKVQASRLLVREAARQSDAGEDPRLVASMAKYFASESAVEVTNEAVQIHGGYGYMSEFDVERLYRDSKITTIYEGTTEIQKTIIARELL
- a CDS encoding HAD family hydrolase; amino-acid sequence: MTGDYADYDAVVFDLDGTLVDLAVDWDAAASDAIGLFERQGHDVAGADLWGLLERADDAGLRPELEAVLADHETPGAAVSTRLPHADHLPLSVPTGVCSLNCEAACRTALDRHDLTPHVGAVIGRDSVATYKPDPEPLVATLRDLGVAEERALFVGDSERDAVTARRAGVDFRWV
- a CDS encoding DUF5822 domain-containing protein encodes the protein MPERVETADPEGVDYGWVMQMTFVVTVTAGAVLVAALSAFVTLPTWGARASFAIRVGAVIWIVTAMGAYYYEKNIRAE
- the panB gene encoding 3-methyl-2-oxobutanoate hydroxymethyltransferase; protein product: MVTTRELRDRADDEPITMLTAYDAPTAAVIDDAGIDVILVGDSMGNAVLGHDSTLPVTLEEVQSRTAAVARATEDALVVADMPFLSFGVDEGDSIENAGRMLKEADADAVKIESGPHTVELTRRLTDLGIPVMAHLGLTPQHVNQLGGYQRQGTDPEAAERLLELARDHEEAGAFSLVLEHVPANLAAQVTEALEVPTIGIGAGGETDGQVLVITDVLGLDEWSPPFSKRYADLRGEMLSAVEAYKREVENGEFPADEHGHVEDAVDDVY
- a CDS encoding alpha/beta fold hydrolase — protein: MNTVAHHGRETKYRTHGETADGPGLVCVHGSGGTGDVWTGQSRLTDRTPVTTLDLSGHGDSDDIDAQPGPETLEAYADDVVAVANATDSSVLVGNSLGGAIAMWVALERDLPLDGLVLAGTGAKLTVLDDLLVWLRDDFDRAVEFLHGSDRLFHDADDEALERSRATMRDTGRAVVERDFRTCHEFDIRDRLGEIEEPALALVGEHDGLTPPRYHEYLADGIPNGAVAVIDDAAHLAMIERPTAFNDTVESFLDEL